A window of Candidatus Deferrimicrobiaceae bacterium contains these coding sequences:
- a CDS encoding efflux transporter outer membrane subunit, translated as MARAKGAAVRVALGIALGIAFGVALVIVGCAVGPDYRRPAIDVPGAWRVEAPEAQAIAGTAWWVQYGDPVLNDLIAAGLRENADLRIAAARIEESAGRLAIARGGLFPEAGFGASVERERISRTGLPPLSATAPNVGNLVHATVFASWEIDLWGKARRATEAARAELLASEEGRRGTVLSLVDAVATGYINLRTLDRRLEIVRRTARTREASLRLFELRFKGGLVSDLERDQAQAEYERALAAIPAVEKAIAFQENALNALLGRNPGPIPRGLPIDNLAFPVVPAGLPSSLLARRPDLRQAEQALVAANARIGVARAQYFPSIALTGALGATSPQLSSLFEGPARAWDLAIPLAAPIFSGGVLSGQVKIAEAQRDQMLLAYRQAIRNAFRDVEDALADRQRTQEQLAAQERQVETLRRTAQVARLRYDNGYTSHLEVLDAERGLYDAELAATETRGALHAALANLYMAMGGGW; from the coding sequence ATGGCACGCGCGAAGGGGGCAGCGGTGCGGGTCGCCCTCGGCATCGCCCTCGGCATCGCCTTCGGCGTCGCCCTCGTCATCGTCGGCTGCGCCGTCGGCCCCGACTATCGGCGCCCGGCGATCGACGTCCCGGGCGCGTGGCGCGTCGAAGCGCCGGAGGCGCAGGCCATCGCGGGCACCGCCTGGTGGGTGCAATACGGCGACCCGGTGCTAAACGACCTGATCGCCGCCGGCCTTCGGGAGAACGCCGACCTCCGGATCGCGGCCGCGCGAATCGAGGAATCTGCCGGGCGGCTGGCGATCGCGCGCGGCGGCCTGTTTCCCGAGGCGGGATTCGGCGCTTCGGTGGAACGGGAGCGAATCTCCCGGACGGGCCTGCCACCCCTATCGGCCACGGCGCCGAACGTCGGGAACCTGGTCCACGCCACGGTTTTCGCAAGTTGGGAGATCGACCTGTGGGGGAAGGCGCGCCGGGCGACGGAGGCCGCGCGGGCCGAGCTGCTCGCTTCCGAGGAGGGGCGGCGGGGGACGGTCCTTTCCCTCGTCGATGCCGTGGCGACGGGCTACATCAACCTCCGCACCCTCGACCGGCGGCTGGAGATCGTCCGGAGGACCGCCCGGACGCGCGAGGCGTCGTTGCGCCTCTTCGAGCTCCGGTTCAAGGGAGGACTCGTCTCGGACCTCGAGCGGGACCAGGCGCAGGCGGAGTACGAGCGGGCGCTGGCGGCGATTCCCGCGGTCGAGAAGGCGATCGCCTTCCAGGAAAACGCCCTGAACGCGCTGCTCGGGCGGAACCCCGGCCCGATCCCCCGCGGCCTCCCGATCGACAACCTCGCGTTTCCCGTGGTGCCCGCCGGCCTCCCCTCGTCGCTCCTGGCCAGGCGGCCCGATCTTCGGCAGGCCGAGCAGGCGCTGGTTGCGGCCAACGCGCGGATCGGCGTCGCCCGGGCGCAATACTTTCCGTCGATCGCGCTGACGGGCGCCCTCGGGGCGACGAGCCCGCAGCTGTCGTCGCTTTTCGAGGGCCCGGCGCGCGCGTGGGATCTCGCGATCCCCCTCGCGGCACCGATCTTCTCCGGGGGCGTGCTTTCGGGCCAGGTGAAGATCGCCGAGGCGCAGCGGGACCAGATGCTGCTCGCATACCGGCAGGCGATCCGGAACGCGTTCCGGGACGTCGAGGACGCCCTGGCCGACCGGCAGCGCACGCAGGAGCAACTGGCGGCGCAGGAGCGCCAGGTCGAGACGCTGCGGAGGACGGCGCAGGTCGCGCGCCTCCGGTACGACAACGGCTACACGAGCCACCTCGAGGTGCTCGACGCGGAGCGGGGCCTGTACGACGCCGAGCTCGCCGCGACCGAGACGCGGGGCGCGCTGCACGCCGCGCTGGCGAATCTCTACATGGCCATGGGCGGAGGCTGGTAA
- a CDS encoding multidrug efflux RND transporter permease subunit — protein MSRFFIDRPIVAMVIAIVTVIVGLVSLRGLPVAQYPNIVPPEIRIGTVYGGADAQTVEQSVATPIEQQMSGVDGMNYVYSINANDGSMRMVVDFDVKTDPNTDQVLAQMRESQAESQLPVDVRNYGVTVQKSPASPLVIFALYSPKGTYDGTFLANYAYIRLNDQLTRVPGIASVTIFGAGQYAMRCWVRPDLLAKLNLTIPELVNALERQNAVNPAGQIGAEPIPPGQEFTYSIRAQGRLVTPEEFGGIVLRANPDGSLIRLKDVARIELGTQDYGIKGRFNGKPAALIALYQTPGSNALDAVAGAKRVMSNLAKAFPADLDYAPALDTTLSVTEGIHEIVMTLGIAMLLVIVVVFVFLQGWRATLIPAVAVPVSLIGTFAFFPLLGFSINPIALMGMVVAIGLVVDDAIVVVEAVERHIEEGMSPRDATLRAMEQVSGPVMAIALVLAAVFLPTVFIPGITGRLYQQFAVTIAISVLLSAFNALTLSPALSALILKPRGEARGVLARFYGGFNRLFGRATDGYVDICRGVIRKAAVGLVLLAAIAGAAGLLGLRIPGGFLPEEDQGYLFAGIQLPFAASLQRTQEATREMERIIGETPGVRAVTTINGFNLLSQSRNTYSGFFFIALKPWSERERPGERAVAIQQRINAAVSRLPQGVAFSFSPPAIQGIGTSGGVTFMLEDRGGRDIAFLAENTRKFVAAAQKRGELGRVTTTLLPDVPQIFVSVDRDKVLSQGVDLGDVYRALQSFMGGLFVNYFNRFGRQWQVYLQAEGDFRTDVSRLGEFYVRNGAGGAVPLSALTQTERRAGPEFIMRYNLYRSAQINAAAAPGFSSGQAMAALEAVFRETMPADMGFDYLGMSFQEQKAREGVSAVAIFALSVVFVFLILAALYESWSLPFSVLLGTPVAVFGAFLALSLRGMTFDVYGQIGLIVLIGLAAKNAILIVEFAKKEEERGRETAEAALEGARLRLRPILMTSFAFILGCVPLAVATGAGALARRVMGTDVVGGMLAATGIGIFIIPMTFAVVERLARRSGEGR, from the coding sequence ATGTCCCGCTTCTTCATCGACCGGCCGATCGTCGCGATGGTCATCGCGATCGTGACCGTGATCGTCGGGCTGGTCTCGTTGCGCGGGCTGCCGGTCGCGCAATACCCGAACATCGTTCCCCCGGAGATCCGCATCGGCACGGTCTACGGCGGCGCCGACGCCCAGACGGTCGAGCAATCGGTCGCGACACCCATCGAGCAGCAGATGAGCGGCGTGGACGGGATGAACTACGTCTACTCGATCAACGCCAACGACGGCTCGATGCGGATGGTCGTGGACTTCGACGTGAAGACCGACCCGAACACCGACCAGGTGCTGGCGCAGATGCGGGAATCGCAGGCGGAATCGCAGCTCCCGGTCGACGTCCGGAACTACGGCGTCACCGTCCAGAAGTCGCCCGCGTCGCCGCTCGTCATCTTCGCGCTCTATTCCCCGAAGGGCACCTACGACGGGACGTTCCTCGCGAACTACGCCTATATCCGACTGAACGACCAGTTGACGCGCGTGCCCGGGATCGCCAGCGTCACGATCTTCGGCGCCGGGCAATATGCGATGCGCTGCTGGGTCCGCCCCGACCTGCTCGCGAAGCTCAACCTGACGATTCCGGAGCTTGTCAACGCGCTCGAGCGGCAGAACGCCGTGAACCCCGCCGGGCAGATAGGGGCGGAGCCGATCCCGCCGGGGCAGGAGTTCACCTATTCGATACGGGCGCAGGGACGGCTCGTCACGCCGGAGGAGTTCGGCGGGATCGTGCTGCGGGCGAACCCGGACGGATCGCTCATCCGCCTGAAAGACGTCGCCCGGATCGAGCTCGGGACGCAGGATTACGGAATCAAGGGGCGGTTCAACGGGAAGCCGGCGGCGCTGATCGCGCTCTACCAGACGCCCGGCTCGAACGCGCTCGATGCGGTCGCCGGGGCGAAGCGGGTGATGTCCAACCTCGCGAAGGCGTTTCCTGCGGACCTCGATTACGCGCCCGCGCTCGACACCACCCTCTCCGTCACCGAGGGGATCCACGAGATCGTCATGACGCTGGGCATCGCGATGCTGCTCGTGATCGTCGTCGTGTTCGTCTTCCTGCAAGGGTGGCGCGCGACGCTGATCCCCGCCGTGGCCGTCCCGGTGTCGCTCATCGGCACCTTCGCCTTCTTCCCCCTCCTTGGCTTCTCGATCAACCCGATCGCCCTGATGGGGATGGTCGTGGCCATCGGGCTGGTCGTCGACGACGCCATCGTGGTGGTCGAGGCCGTGGAGCGGCACATCGAGGAGGGAATGTCGCCCCGGGACGCCACCCTGCGGGCGATGGAGCAGGTGTCGGGGCCGGTCATGGCGATCGCCCTGGTGCTGGCGGCGGTGTTCCTCCCGACCGTGTTCATCCCCGGCATCACGGGCCGCCTCTACCAGCAGTTCGCCGTGACGATCGCGATCTCGGTTTTGCTGTCGGCGTTCAACGCGCTGACGCTCAGTCCCGCGCTCTCGGCGCTGATCCTCAAGCCGCGGGGGGAGGCGAGGGGCGTGCTGGCCCGGTTCTACGGGGGATTCAACCGGCTCTTCGGGCGGGCGACCGACGGATACGTCGACATCTGCCGCGGGGTCATCCGGAAGGCGGCGGTCGGGCTCGTCCTGTTGGCGGCCATCGCCGGGGCCGCGGGCCTTCTCGGTCTCCGGATCCCGGGGGGATTCCTGCCCGAGGAGGACCAGGGTTACCTGTTCGCGGGTATCCAGCTCCCCTTCGCGGCCTCGCTCCAGCGGACGCAGGAGGCGACGCGGGAGATGGAGCGGATCATCGGGGAAACGCCGGGCGTCCGGGCGGTCACGACGATCAACGGCTTCAACCTGCTCAGCCAGTCGCGCAACACCTACAGCGGCTTCTTCTTCATTGCCCTCAAGCCCTGGTCGGAGCGGGAGCGGCCCGGGGAGCGGGCGGTGGCGATCCAGCAGCGGATCAACGCGGCCGTCTCGCGGCTTCCGCAGGGCGTCGCCTTTTCCTTTTCCCCCCCCGCCATCCAGGGGATCGGCACTTCCGGCGGCGTGACATTCATGCTCGAGGACCGCGGCGGGCGCGACATCGCCTTCCTGGCGGAGAACACCCGGAAATTCGTCGCCGCCGCGCAGAAGCGGGGGGAGCTGGGGCGGGTGACGACCACCCTCCTCCCGGACGTCCCGCAGATCTTCGTCTCGGTCGACCGCGACAAGGTGCTGAGTCAGGGCGTGGACCTGGGCGACGTATACCGGGCGCTCCAGTCGTTCATGGGCGGGCTGTTCGTCAACTACTTCAACCGCTTCGGGCGCCAATGGCAGGTGTACCTCCAGGCGGAGGGGGACTTCCGGACCGATGTCTCTCGGCTGGGCGAGTTCTATGTCCGGAACGGGGCGGGCGGCGCAGTGCCGCTGTCGGCGCTGACCCAAACGGAGCGGCGCGCGGGGCCGGAATTCATCATGCGCTACAACCTGTACCGATCAGCGCAGATCAACGCGGCCGCCGCCCCCGGCTTCAGCTCCGGACAGGCGATGGCGGCGCTCGAGGCGGTATTCCGGGAGACGATGCCCGCGGACATGGGATTCGACTACCTGGGGATGTCCTTCCAGGAGCAGAAGGCGCGCGAGGGGGTCTCCGCCGTGGCGATCTTCGCCCTGTCGGTCGTCTTCGTCTTCCTGATCCTGGCGGCGCTCTACGAAAGCTGGTCGCTTCCGTTCAGCGTCCTGCTCGGCACCCCGGTCGCCGTTTTCGGCGCCTTCCTGGCTCTCTCGCTGCGCGGCATGACGTTCGACGTCTACGGCCAGATCGGCCTCATCGTGCTGATCGGCCTTGCCGCGAAGAACGCCATCCTGATCGTCGAGTTCGCGAAGAAGGAGGAGGAGCGGGGCAGGGAGACCGCCGAGGCGGCGCTGGAGGGAGCCCGGCTGCGATTGCGCCCGATCCTGATGACCAGCTTCGCCTTCATCCTGGGCTGCGTCCCGCTGGCCGTCGCGACGGGCGCGGGCGCCCTCGCCCGACGGGTGATGGGAACGGACGTCGTGGGCGGCATGCTCGCGGCGACGGGCATCGGCATCTTCATCATCCCGATGACGTTCGCCGTGGTCGAGCGGCTGGCCCGGCGCTCCGGCGAGGGGCGCTGA